A genomic stretch from Limanda limanda chromosome 11, fLimLim1.1, whole genome shotgun sequence includes:
- the si:dkey-30e9.6 gene encoding uncharacterized protein si:dkey-30e9.6: MAPYGLLDPVPLVSFESKAQFSASRALSLARSKYFKLPETESRQVDVWSIKPPDFSLKLYRSLSVPQRKERKTLTVPADRQTTGTSGRFLPDVSCETYERIDRVKFIRSHRPPDALESQLKFVRTGKFPSEPYVNPRPHDFRPLDENLPDIVTTYDRDPGNLTLKLKHLDTMPTPRCDTRCTLRETRTKMDTFKPAEPQWDRRLVFPQSPWPPKSASYTRHRRRRGAYSAFIDRVEEKLSKSWNLPS, translated from the exons ATGGCTCCGTATGGTTTGTTGGATCCGGTGCCCTTGGTCAGTTTTGAAAGCAAAGCCCAGTTCTCTGCGAGTCGAGCTCTGAGTTTGGCCAGGAGTAAATACTTTAAGCTCCCGGAGACGGAGAGCCGCCAGGTCGACGTGTGGAGCATCAAACCGCCGGATTTCTCCCTCAAACTCTACAGATCTCTGTCTGTTcctcagaggaaagagaggaagaccCTGACTGTTCCAGCAGATCGACAGACAACGGGAACAAGTGGAAGATTTCTGCCTGATGTTTCATGTGAGACTTACGAGAGGATCGACCGTGTGAAGTTCATCAGATCGCACAGGCCTCCGGACGCTCTGGAGTCTCAGCTGAAGTTCGTCAGGACGGGAAAGTTTCCGTCTGAACCGTACGTGAACCCCCGACCTCACGACTTCAGACCG CTGGATGAAAACCTTCCAGACATAGTTACCACATACGATAGGGATCCTGGGAACCTGACTTTAAAATTAAAGCATTTGGACACAA TGCCGACCCCACGATGCGACACTCGCTGCACTTTGAGGGAAACCAGGACGAAGATGGACACATTTAAACCTGCAGAGCCTCAATGGGACAGGAGGCTCGTCTTCCCTCAGTCTCCCTGGCCTCCAAAATCTGCTTCCTACACT AGACAtcggagaagaagaggagcgtACAGCGCCTTCATCGATCGGGTCGAAGAGAAACTCTCAAAATCCTGGAACCTTCCATCATGA
- the arl4aa gene encoding ADP-ribosylation factor-like 4aa → MGNGLSEQPSFLSTIPIFQSFHIAILGLDSAGKTTVLYRLQFNEFVNTVPTKGFNAEKVKVSLGGHRTATFHFWDVGGQEKLRPLWKSYTRCTDGIIFVVDSVDAERMEEAKTELHKIAKTSENQGVPLLVVANKQDLRHSLGLDELEKLLALKELGPATPWHLQPACAIIGDGLRDGLERLTDMIQKRRKMLRQQKKKR, encoded by the coding sequence ATGGGGAATGGATTGTCGGAACAACCTAGCTTCCTTTCCACTATCCCGATCTTCCAGTCGTTTCACATCGCCATCCTCGGGCTGGACTCGGCGGGGAAGACCACCGTTCTGTACCGGCTGCAGTTCAACGAGTTCGTGAACACGGTTCCCACCAAAGGTTTCAATGCGGAGAAGGTGAAAGTGTCTCTCGGCGGCCACCGGACCGCGACCTTCCACTTCTGGGACGTCGGCGGTCAGGAGAAGCTCCGCCCCCTGTGGAAGTCGTACACGCGATGCACGGACGGCATCATTTTCGTGGTGGACTCTGTGGACGCAGAGCGCATGGAGGAGGCCAAAACGGAGCTCCATAAGATCGCCAAGACCTCCGAGAACCAGGGGGTGCCTCTGCTGGTCGTCGCCaacaaacaggacttgagacaCTCGCTGGGATTGGACgagctggagaagctgctggcGCTGAAGGAGCTGGGCCCGGCGACTCCGTGGCACCTGCAGCCGGCCTGTGCCATCATCGGAGACGGACTCCGGGACGGCCTGGAAAGACTCACCGACATGATccagaaaaggaggaagatgcTTCGGcagcagaagaaaaagagaTAA